The following are from one region of the Arthrobacter sp. TMP15 genome:
- a CDS encoding DUF3145 domain-containing protein: protein MKVEHTRGVLFVHSAPAVMCPHIESSIAGVMDQRTDLQWTAQPAAPNVLRTELSWRGPAGTGARLASALRGWANLRYEVTEDPSPGTDGSRWSHTPELGIFHAIADVHGNIMVSEDRIRYAYETGKGDPSLVYQELSLALGEAWDEELEPFRHAAAGAPVRWLHHVG, encoded by the coding sequence ATGAAGGTTGAACACACGCGCGGTGTTTTGTTTGTGCACTCAGCCCCGGCTGTCATGTGCCCGCATATTGAGTCATCCATTGCTGGGGTGATGGATCAGCGCACGGACTTGCAGTGGACTGCACAGCCCGCGGCGCCTAATGTGCTGCGCACTGAACTTAGCTGGCGTGGGCCTGCCGGAACCGGCGCCCGCCTTGCCTCCGCTTTGCGCGGATGGGCCAATTTGCGTTACGAGGTGACTGAGGATCCGAGCCCGGGAACGGACGGCTCCCGCTGGTCCCACACTCCAGAACTGGGTATTTTTCACGCGATCGCGGATGTGCACGGGAACATTATGGTTTCCGAAGACAGGATCCGCTACGCCTATGAGACAGGCAAGGGTGACCCTTCACTTGTCTACCAGGAGCTTTCACTGGCTTTGGGGGAGGCATGGGACGAAGAACTCGAGCCCTTCCGCCACGCGGCAGCCGGAGCACCTGTGCGCTGGCTACACCACGTTGGCTAA
- a CDS encoding acyl carrier protein: MASNEEILAGLAEIVNEETGLAPEAVELDKSFTDDLDIDSISMMTIVVNAEEKFDVKIPDEEVKNLKTVGDAVSFIAGAQA; encoded by the coding sequence ATGGCTAGCAACGAAGAAATCCTGGCTGGTTTGGCCGAAATCGTCAATGAAGAGACCGGCCTTGCCCCTGAGGCCGTTGAGCTGGACAAGTCCTTCACGGATGACCTGGATATTGATTCCATCTCCATGATGACGATTGTTGTCAACGCTGAAGAGAAGTTCGACGTGAAGATCCCGGACGAGGAAGTCAAGAACCTCAAGACCGTTGGCGACGCTGTCAGCTTCATTGCAGGCGCACAGGCTTAA
- a CDS encoding tyrosine recombinase XerC, translating to MDSTERSSLPPALAGAANAFERYLRTERGRSEHTIRAYRGDLDALLIHAVAEGNTSLAELDLGSLRRWLGEQSEAGLARSTLARRAATARSFTAWALREELIGVDPAVRLKAPARGKSLPAVLQQQQVRRMLEEMVKTAQAQDPVALRDLAMVELLYGTGIRVGELTTLNLTDINQERRTVTVVGKGNKERTVPFGVPADTALSQWMNAGRPKIHKHQAGEALFLGQRGGRIDQRTVRSVVDKHLASLGDTSATGPHTLRHSAATHLLDGGADLRAVQEILGHSSLATTQLYTHVSVERLRESYRTAHPRA from the coding sequence GTGGATTCAACAGAACGCTCCTCCCTGCCTCCTGCTCTAGCCGGGGCAGCGAACGCCTTTGAGCGCTACTTACGCACGGAACGGGGCCGTTCAGAACACACCATCAGGGCATACCGCGGGGACCTTGACGCATTGTTGATTCACGCCGTTGCCGAGGGCAACACTTCTTTGGCGGAGTTGGACTTGGGCTCGCTGCGGCGTTGGCTGGGGGAGCAGAGCGAGGCCGGACTGGCACGTTCAACACTGGCTAGGAGGGCTGCCACGGCACGCAGCTTTACGGCATGGGCGCTGCGGGAGGAGCTCATTGGAGTAGACCCGGCGGTGCGGTTGAAGGCTCCCGCGCGCGGGAAGAGCCTGCCGGCTGTGTTGCAGCAGCAGCAAGTACGGCGGATGCTTGAAGAAATGGTCAAGACGGCCCAGGCGCAGGATCCGGTTGCCCTGCGCGATCTTGCAATGGTTGAACTTCTCTACGGAACCGGAATTCGTGTCGGTGAACTGACAACTTTGAACCTCACTGACATCAATCAAGAGCGGCGCACTGTGACTGTGGTGGGCAAAGGTAACAAAGAGCGAACTGTGCCCTTCGGTGTGCCAGCGGATACGGCACTGAGCCAGTGGATGAACGCCGGCCGGCCCAAAATACACAAGCATCAGGCTGGTGAGGCACTCTTCCTTGGACAGCGCGGCGGACGTATTGACCAGCGCACAGTGCGCTCAGTGGTAGATAAACACTTGGCTTCTCTCGGTGATACCTCTGCAACCGGGCCTCATACTTTGCGGCATTCGGCTGCCACTCATCTCCTGGACGGTGGCGCGGACCTACGCGCTGTGCAAGAGATTCTGGGGCACAGCTCCTTGGCTACCACACAGTTATACACTCATGTCTCGGTGGAACGGCTGAGAGAAAGCTACCGCACAGCACACCCACGCGCCTGA
- a CDS encoding DNA-processing protein DprA, which yields MEPSDLPGLALIQVLGPQEAMALIATSAWSSSAVERQITEILGFAGTERWTGLAEALGRWRPRLGDVAPERDLATIQRLGGNLLIPEDTQWPRALEDLELNAPIALWCRGKGNRIPPKSSCIAVVGSRDSTSYGANVSAEITSSLVQRNFTIISGGAYGIDAHAHRGALSAAMPVPLTRHTEGRTVTVENDPANEQPPTIAVMAGGVDRFYPSGNEDLLRSIADRGLVVAEVPPGTNPTRYRFLQRNRLIAALCGVTVVVEARWRSGALNTAHHAEALSRVVGAVPGSVYSANSAGCHRLLKEGSAVCVTDAADIAELAGVMGEHLVSEPLVQEALYDGLCTQDLLLLDALPLRAATTLEKLCVVAGLSAATVLSGLGRLEALGLAERLAGGWKRQAQ from the coding sequence ATGGAACCTTCAGATCTGCCGGGGCTGGCGCTGATCCAGGTACTGGGGCCACAAGAGGCGATGGCTTTGATTGCTACCAGCGCCTGGTCGAGTTCTGCGGTTGAACGCCAGATCACTGAAATACTGGGCTTTGCAGGCACCGAGCGGTGGACAGGTCTGGCAGAGGCATTGGGGCGTTGGCGGCCACGGCTGGGCGATGTTGCGCCGGAACGGGACCTAGCCACCATTCAACGATTGGGCGGGAACTTACTGATCCCTGAAGACACACAATGGCCACGAGCTTTAGAAGATTTGGAACTGAACGCGCCCATAGCACTCTGGTGTAGGGGCAAAGGCAACAGGATTCCGCCAAAGTCAAGCTGCATCGCGGTGGTGGGATCCCGTGACAGCACCAGTTACGGGGCTAATGTCAGTGCGGAAATTACCAGTTCCCTGGTGCAACGCAATTTTACGATTATCAGTGGAGGCGCCTACGGGATCGATGCCCACGCGCACCGTGGAGCCTTGAGCGCCGCCATGCCGGTACCACTGACAAGGCACACCGAAGGCCGAACCGTCACGGTGGAGAACGACCCGGCTAACGAGCAGCCACCAACAATCGCTGTCATGGCTGGGGGAGTGGACAGATTCTACCCATCCGGAAATGAGGACCTGTTGCGGAGCATTGCTGACCGCGGTCTTGTCGTGGCTGAGGTGCCTCCTGGCACGAACCCCACACGCTACAGGTTCTTGCAACGTAACCGCCTCATCGCTGCCTTGTGCGGGGTCACCGTTGTAGTGGAGGCCAGATGGCGTTCAGGTGCGCTGAATACAGCTCATCACGCTGAGGCGCTCAGCCGGGTTGTGGGGGCGGTGCCGGGATCCGTATACTCGGCGAATTCTGCTGGTTGCCACAGGTTACTCAAAGAAGGCTCGGCTGTGTGTGTCACTGACGCAGCGGATATTGCTGAACTGGCGGGTGTTATGGGGGAACACCTTGTGAGCGAACCACTGGTGCAGGAAGCACTGTATGACGGTTTGTGCACTCAAGACCTGCTGCTTCTGGATGCTTTGCCGTTGCGCGCAGCCACTACGTTGGAAAAACTGTGTGTAGTTGCGGGGCTCAGCGCTGCCACAGTCTTATCCGGGTTGGGCCGACTTGAGGCATTGGGGCTGGCAGAAAGACTGGCAGGTGGCTGGAAGCGCCAGGCTCAATGA
- a CDS encoding beta-ketoacyl-ACP synthase III, translating to MSTPTLKQSTLRAGSAILGIGAYRPTTIVTNDDVCQWIDSSDEWIQQRTGIITRHRAPKDVSVVDMAVAAGAEAIKHAGIDATQIGAVLVSTVTHPYATPSAAALIAERLGASPAPAFDISAACAGYCYGVAQGDALVRSGTAEYVLVVGVEKLSDVIDNHERTISFLLGDGAGAVIIGPSDEPGISPTVWGSDGSKWDTIGMTHSQLDIRDFSEQAMKGDGVAHAAADEAHSTLWPTLRQDGQTVFRWAVWEMAKMAKKALEDAGITAADLGAFVPHQANMRIIDELAKQLKLPEHVIIGRDIADAGNTSAASIPLATHRLLAENPELSGKLSLQIGFGAGLVFGAQVVRLP from the coding sequence GTGAGTACACCTACTCTTAAGCAAAGTACGCTCCGTGCCGGATCAGCCATTTTAGGCATTGGCGCCTACCGCCCCACCACGATCGTCACCAATGACGATGTGTGCCAGTGGATCGATTCCTCCGACGAGTGGATCCAGCAACGCACAGGCATCATCACCCGCCACCGCGCCCCCAAAGATGTCTCGGTGGTGGATATGGCCGTGGCTGCAGGCGCCGAAGCCATCAAGCATGCCGGGATAGACGCCACACAAATTGGCGCCGTCCTTGTCTCCACAGTGACTCACCCCTACGCCACGCCATCAGCGGCTGCCTTGATTGCCGAACGGCTCGGGGCCTCACCCGCTCCCGCCTTTGACATCTCCGCTGCCTGCGCAGGCTACTGCTACGGCGTGGCCCAAGGAGACGCCCTGGTGCGTTCCGGTACTGCAGAATACGTTTTGGTTGTTGGAGTTGAGAAACTCTCCGACGTTATTGACAACCATGAGCGGACCATTTCATTTTTGCTCGGTGACGGGGCTGGTGCGGTTATTATCGGGCCCTCGGACGAGCCCGGCATCAGCCCCACCGTTTGGGGCTCCGACGGCAGTAAGTGGGACACCATTGGTATGACCCACTCCCAGCTGGACATCCGCGACTTCAGCGAGCAGGCAATGAAGGGCGACGGCGTTGCTCACGCCGCCGCAGATGAGGCTCACTCAACGCTGTGGCCAACCCTTCGCCAGGACGGACAGACCGTGTTCCGATGGGCCGTGTGGGAGATGGCGAAGATGGCCAAGAAGGCGCTTGAGGACGCAGGTATAACTGCTGCCGACCTTGGCGCGTTCGTTCCCCACCAGGCCAATATGCGCATCATTGATGAACTCGCCAAGCAGCTGAAGTTACCTGAGCACGTCATTATTGGTCGAGACATTGCCGACGCCGGAAACACCTCGGCTGCCTCCATCCCCTTGGCAACACACCGACTGCTCGCTGAGAACCCGGAGCTTTCCGGTAAACTTTCGCTGCAGATCGGCTTTGGTGCCGGACTGGTGTTTGGCGCTCAAGTAGTGCGCCTGCCCTAA
- a CDS encoding YifB family Mg chelatase-like AAA ATPase: protein MGMGRALAVALVGLNGHVIEVEADIGQTLPNFILLGLPDASLSEARERIRSAAQNSGIPLSRRKITVNLVPASLPKKGSGFDLAIVMAALNAAGDVRRTGSTVFLAELGLDGRLRAVRGVLPAVLAALSAGYKEFVVAGANLAEAQLVSGAKVRGYDCLAQVVADFEANPQELIGLEGVTAAGIETAQPVSGVVANHEKVDLSEVAGQTVARLALEIAAAGGHHLMMIGPPGSGKTMLAERLPGLLPDLNDAQAMEVTAIHSLEHRASGLVGLIRRPPYERPHHSASTAAIIGGGSGIPRPGAATRAHRGVLFLDEAPEFDKRVLDALRQPLESGELVLHRSAGTASYPARFQLVMAANPCPCGKATGKGINCECTPMARRRYFGRLSGPLLDRVDIQLQVNKVQLSQLSDSAQRESSAQVAKRVEMARDIAGERLKKWGLVHNADLTGRVLRGPLRLGGHDTALLDRAMGTGVLSARGYDRVLRLAWTVADLQGRERPGSDDVGLALTLRQRGEGL from the coding sequence CACGGGAGCGGATTCGATCGGCGGCGCAAAACTCTGGGATTCCATTGAGTCGGCGTAAAATAACTGTCAATTTAGTACCAGCTTCTCTACCTAAAAAGGGCTCTGGCTTTGACTTGGCCATTGTTATGGCTGCCCTCAACGCTGCGGGCGATGTTCGGCGAACCGGCAGCACTGTCTTCCTTGCTGAACTCGGACTTGATGGACGGTTGCGGGCGGTCCGGGGAGTCCTGCCCGCAGTTCTTGCCGCGTTGTCTGCCGGGTACAAGGAATTTGTTGTGGCAGGTGCCAATCTCGCTGAAGCGCAGCTAGTAAGTGGAGCCAAGGTTCGCGGCTACGACTGCTTGGCACAGGTGGTCGCTGACTTTGAGGCCAACCCCCAAGAACTCATAGGCCTTGAAGGCGTCACTGCGGCCGGCATTGAAACCGCTCAGCCGGTAAGCGGTGTAGTGGCAAACCACGAGAAAGTGGATTTGTCCGAGGTAGCAGGCCAAACAGTGGCGCGTCTTGCGTTGGAGATCGCGGCCGCGGGTGGGCACCATCTGATGATGATAGGACCACCCGGCTCAGGAAAAACCATGCTGGCCGAGCGGCTGCCCGGACTACTACCGGATCTCAACGATGCCCAGGCCATGGAAGTCACTGCCATTCATTCCCTTGAACATAGAGCATCTGGACTTGTTGGGCTTATACGGCGCCCGCCTTATGAGCGGCCGCATCATTCCGCTAGCACAGCAGCCATTATTGGTGGGGGTAGCGGCATACCGCGTCCTGGTGCCGCTACCCGCGCTCATCGAGGCGTGCTCTTCTTAGATGAGGCGCCCGAGTTTGATAAACGTGTATTGGATGCACTGCGGCAGCCTCTGGAAAGTGGGGAGCTTGTGCTCCATCGCTCCGCCGGAACGGCATCTTACCCCGCCCGTTTCCAACTTGTCATGGCCGCCAACCCCTGTCCTTGCGGAAAGGCAACGGGCAAAGGAATCAATTGCGAATGCACACCCATGGCACGTAGGCGCTATTTTGGTCGGCTTTCGGGTCCTCTGCTTGACCGGGTGGACATTCAGCTGCAGGTCAATAAGGTACAGCTCTCACAGCTGTCCGATTCTGCACAGCGTGAATCAAGCGCCCAGGTGGCAAAACGGGTAGAGATGGCCCGCGACATTGCTGGCGAGAGACTAAAAAAGTGGGGCTTGGTTCACAACGCTGATCTCACGGGCCGGGTGCTGCGTGGTCCTCTGCGGTTGGGTGGCCATGACACAGCGCTTTTGGACAGGGCGATGGGGACGGGGGTACTCAGCGCACGGGGTTATGATCGCGTTTTGAGATTGGCGTGGACGGTGGCAGATCTTCAAGGACGTGAGCGACCCGGCAGCGATGATGTGGGGTTGGCGTTGACATTGCGGCAACGAGGTGAGGGATTGTGA
- the fabF gene encoding beta-ketoacyl-ACP synthase II, giving the protein MARKVVITGLGATTPIGGDVPTMWKNALKGVSGAHTLKDEWVQKYDLPVHFAAKASTPATEVLSRVEAKRMDPSTQFAVVAAREAWKDSGIEEVDHDRLAVAFATGIGGVWTLLDAWDTLREKGPRRVLPMTVPMLMPNGPAAAVSLDLGARAGAHTPVSACASGTEALHIALELIRSGKADVVVAGGAEAAIHPMPLASFAAMQALSKRNDSPETASRPYDISRDGFVMGEGAGALVLEAEEHALARGARIYGELAGTAVTADAYHITAPDPQGLGATRALKAALFDARALPEDVSHVNAHATSTPVGDKPEYTALRAALGEHVNNVCVSATKSQMGHLLGASGAVESVLTVLAVYHRLAPVTINLENQDPEIPLDVVTGTPRKLPEGEVLALNNSFGFGGHNAVVAIRSTGPKVDMA; this is encoded by the coding sequence ATGGCCCGCAAAGTAGTCATCACCGGACTGGGTGCCACCACACCCATTGGCGGCGACGTCCCGACCATGTGGAAGAATGCCCTCAAGGGCGTCTCCGGCGCACACACCCTGAAAGATGAATGGGTACAAAAGTACGATCTTCCCGTTCATTTCGCAGCCAAGGCTTCAACTCCCGCCACCGAAGTGCTCAGCCGTGTCGAGGCCAAACGCATGGACCCCTCCACCCAGTTCGCTGTGGTGGCTGCACGTGAAGCATGGAAGGATTCCGGCATTGAGGAGGTGGACCACGACCGCCTGGCCGTAGCCTTTGCCACCGGCATTGGTGGTGTCTGGACTCTCCTGGATGCCTGGGACACCCTGCGTGAAAAGGGCCCCCGCCGCGTGCTGCCCATGACCGTTCCCATGCTCATGCCCAACGGCCCGGCCGCGGCTGTCAGCCTGGACCTGGGCGCCCGTGCCGGCGCACACACCCCCGTTTCCGCGTGTGCTTCAGGAACCGAGGCACTGCACATCGCCCTGGAGCTGATCCGTTCCGGCAAGGCCGACGTGGTCGTGGCTGGCGGCGCCGAAGCCGCCATCCACCCCATGCCGTTGGCTTCCTTCGCCGCCATGCAGGCCCTGTCCAAGCGCAACGACTCCCCCGAGACGGCATCACGTCCGTACGACATCAGCCGCGACGGATTCGTCATGGGTGAAGGCGCCGGCGCGTTGGTGCTCGAGGCTGAAGAGCATGCGCTGGCCCGTGGCGCACGCATTTACGGTGAATTGGCCGGCACCGCAGTAACCGCCGATGCCTACCACATCACCGCACCGGACCCCCAGGGTCTGGGTGCCACCCGCGCGTTGAAGGCGGCCCTCTTTGATGCTCGCGCACTGCCTGAAGACGTATCCCACGTCAACGCGCATGCCACCTCAACCCCCGTGGGCGACAAGCCCGAATACACCGCGCTCAGGGCCGCCCTGGGTGAGCACGTGAACAATGTGTGCGTGTCGGCCACGAAGTCACAGATGGGGCACCTGTTGGGTGCTTCGGGCGCCGTTGAGTCGGTCCTGACGGTGCTGGCTGTTTACCACCGCCTGGCCCCGGTCACCATCAACTTGGAGAACCAGGACCCGGAGATCCCCCTCGACGTTGTCACCGGCACACCCCGCAAACTGCCCGAAGGCGAGGTCCTGGCGCTGAACAACTCCTTCGGCTTTGGTGGACACAATGCCGTTGTGGCCATCCGCAGCACAGGACCCAAGGTTGACATGGCCTAG